The following proteins are encoded in a genomic region of Streptococcus constellatus subsp. constellatus:
- a CDS encoding pyruvate, water dikinase regulatory protein, with protein sequence MKKEITIYTISDSLGGTSQKLLSAVMAQYPDLIFNNSYRFPFINKESELLDILQDAIKDDAVVISTLVDSHLAAAAREFSRVNHLSYLDLMNPFFEIIKEKTDTQPIEVPGVLHRLDTEYFNKISAIEFAVKYDDGKNPQGFLESDLVILGVSRTSKTPLSIYLANKGYKVSNLPLIPEVPLPQVLDKVDKRRMIGLVCDPDKLAKVRSNRLDALGLTQATSYTDVEKIYEELDYSKKVFQKHQAYIINITDKSIEETACIIEEHLKSLSSNKY encoded by the coding sequence ATGAAAAAAGAGATTACTATTTATACTATTTCTGATTCTTTGGGAGGAACATCCCAAAAATTATTATCAGCCGTCATGGCTCAATATCCAGATTTGATTTTCAATAATAGTTATCGATTCCCATTTATTAATAAGGAATCTGAATTGTTAGATATTTTGCAAGATGCTATCAAAGATGATGCAGTTGTTATCAGCACTTTGGTAGATAGCCATTTAGCAGCAGCAGCTAGAGAATTTAGTAGAGTCAATCATTTATCCTATCTAGATTTGATGAATCCATTCTTTGAAATCATCAAGGAAAAAACGGATACTCAACCTATTGAAGTTCCAGGTGTTCTACATCGTTTGGATACGGAATATTTCAACAAAATATCTGCGATTGAATTTGCTGTTAAATATGATGACGGCAAGAACCCGCAAGGATTTTTGGAGTCAGACCTTGTGATTCTGGGAGTTTCTCGAACTTCCAAGACTCCACTCAGTATCTATTTAGCTAATAAAGGTTATAAAGTATCAAATCTTCCCTTGATCCCTGAAGTTCCACTACCACAAGTTTTAGATAAAGTAGATAAAAGAAGAATGATTGGGTTGGTCTGTGATCCGGATAAATTGGCTAAAGTGAGAAGCAATCGCTTGGATGCGCTCGGTTTGACACAAGCTACAAGCTATACAGATGTAGAAAAAATTTATGAAGAACTAGATTATTCCAAGAAAGTTTTTCAAAAGCATCAGGCTTATATCATCAATATTACCGATAAATCTATTGAAGAAACGGCTTGCATTATTGAAGAACATTTGAAATCTCTGTCTTCAAATAAGTATTAA
- the ppdK gene encoding pyruvate, phosphate dikinase has translation MDKWIYFFDEGRASDKALLGGKGANLAEMTHLGLPVPEGFTITTQSCLRYLETPSFFESILKEEVLKAITNLESKTNKFFMGNESSLLLVSVRSGAKISMPGMMDTILNLGLNDLRVQTLADVTNANFAYNCYRRLLQMFADVVYGIPKEEFDRCLEKTEKQLNKTINDFSKEEHQSLIQRYKEIYQEHYQNFPQSPKEQLYAAIKAVFKSWNNPRAKVYRELNQIPHDLGTAVNVQSMVFGNSDQKSGTGVVFTRNPATGEHHLFGEFLLNAQGEDVVAGIRTPEPIDSLKRILPQAYENFCNYAKILEKHYKDMQDIEFTIEKEKLYILQTRNGKRTAKASLKIALDLVDEKMISKEEALLRVSPSAINQLIHPIFEESALKSAHYLTQGLPASPGAATGEIVFTAERAKELHALGKNVILVRQETSPEDIEGMVVSQAIVTSHGGMTSHAAVVARGMGTCCVAGCGELSINEYDKTIVCDKVTLREGDILSVDGTSGKLYTGNIPTTMIDNNDELQLFLSWADEVAQLSVRANAETIQDLKTAMQFGAKGIGLARTEHMFFGEKRILEMRRLILSNDEVETNSALKKLLAFQEEDFYQMFQTIQDKPMIVRLLDPPMHEFLPKNKPEIEQLAEKLQISAETLTQKIASLQETNPMLGHRGCRLGITQPQIYKMQVEAIFNSAIRLAKEGMVIKPEIMIPLIAEKSELVYLKKLLVEYIGTIFNKHHIEPFPYEIGTMIELPRACFIADQLAEEADFFSFGTNDLTQMTYGFSRDDIGKFIQHYKDKEIMSFDPFQTIDQTGVGELMKIAISKALQVNPNLPIGVCGEVGGDPTSIPFFQDIGITYVSCSPYRVPAARLAVAQANLS, from the coding sequence ATGGATAAATGGATTTATTTTTTTGATGAAGGACGTGCTAGTGATAAAGCCTTATTAGGTGGTAAAGGGGCTAATTTGGCAGAAATGACTCATTTAGGGCTCCCAGTGCCAGAAGGCTTTACCATTACAACTCAAAGTTGTCTACGTTATTTAGAAACTCCTTCTTTTTTTGAATCTATTTTAAAAGAGGAAGTTTTGAAAGCGATTACGAACTTAGAAAGCAAGACAAATAAATTTTTTATGGGCAATGAGTCCTCGCTACTGCTAGTTTCCGTTCGTAGCGGTGCAAAAATTTCTATGCCTGGTATGATGGACACCATTCTCAATCTTGGTTTAAATGACTTACGTGTTCAGACTTTAGCGGACGTAACAAATGCTAATTTCGCTTATAATTGCTATCGCCGTTTGTTGCAGATGTTTGCAGATGTCGTCTACGGCATTCCAAAAGAGGAATTTGATCGATGCTTAGAAAAAACCGAAAAGCAATTGAATAAAACAATCAATGATTTTTCAAAAGAAGAGCACCAATCACTTATCCAACGATATAAAGAAATTTATCAAGAGCACTACCAAAATTTCCCACAGAGTCCCAAAGAGCAACTCTACGCTGCTATCAAGGCTGTGTTCAAATCATGGAACAATCCACGCGCTAAAGTTTACCGCGAATTGAATCAAATTCCTCACGATTTAGGAACGGCTGTCAATGTTCAAAGCATGGTGTTTGGAAATAGCGACCAAAAAAGCGGCACAGGCGTTGTTTTCACAAGAAATCCTGCCACTGGTGAACATCATCTGTTTGGGGAATTTCTACTCAATGCTCAAGGGGAAGATGTCGTAGCTGGTATTCGAACTCCAGAACCGATTGACTCTCTTAAACGAATCTTACCACAGGCCTATGAAAACTTTTGTAACTATGCCAAGATTCTTGAAAAACATTACAAAGATATGCAGGATATTGAATTTACCATTGAAAAGGAGAAATTGTACATCCTGCAAACTCGAAATGGGAAGCGTACTGCTAAAGCAAGCTTAAAAATCGCTTTGGATCTAGTCGATGAAAAAATGATTTCAAAAGAAGAAGCTCTCCTACGAGTCAGTCCTTCTGCTATTAACCAACTGATTCACCCTATTTTTGAAGAATCTGCTTTGAAATCAGCTCATTATTTGACTCAAGGACTTCCTGCTAGTCCAGGCGCAGCAACAGGAGAAATTGTCTTTACCGCCGAGCGGGCTAAAGAACTTCATGCACTAGGAAAAAACGTTATTTTGGTTCGCCAAGAAACTTCTCCCGAGGATATTGAAGGAATGGTGGTCAGTCAAGCAATTGTGACTAGTCATGGCGGAATGACTTCTCATGCTGCCGTTGTAGCACGTGGCATGGGCACTTGTTGTGTCGCAGGATGTGGCGAATTGTCTATCAATGAATACGATAAAACAATTGTATGCGACAAAGTGACTCTAAGAGAGGGAGACATCCTTTCTGTAGATGGCACTTCCGGCAAGCTCTACACGGGCAATATTCCAACTACTATGATTGACAATAACGACGAATTACAGTTGTTCCTTTCTTGGGCAGACGAAGTGGCTCAACTGAGCGTTCGTGCAAATGCAGAAACGATTCAAGACTTAAAAACAGCCATGCAATTTGGTGCTAAAGGAATTGGCCTTGCTCGTACAGAGCACATGTTCTTTGGTGAAAAACGAATTTTAGAAATGCGGAGATTGATTTTATCAAACGACGAAGTAGAAACAAATTCCGCTTTAAAGAAACTCTTGGCTTTCCAAGAAGAGGATTTCTATCAAATGTTTCAAACAATTCAGGATAAGCCGATGATTGTCCGTTTATTGGATCCGCCTATGCATGAATTTTTACCAAAAAATAAACCAGAAATTGAGCAGTTGGCTGAAAAACTACAAATCTCTGCTGAGACATTAACACAGAAAATTGCCTCCCTGCAAGAAACAAATCCAATGTTAGGACATCGTGGTTGTCGTTTAGGAATTACACAGCCTCAAATTTATAAAATGCAGGTAGAAGCTATTTTTAACAGTGCCATTAGACTGGCAAAAGAAGGCATGGTCATTAAGCCAGAAATCATGATTCCGCTGATTGCTGAAAAATCAGAACTCGTTTATCTCAAAAAGCTACTGGTTGAGTACATTGGAACTATCTTCAACAAGCATCATATTGAACCTTTCCCTTATGAAATTGGCACCATGATTGAACTGCCGCGCGCCTGCTTTATTGCAGACCAACTGGCTGAAGAAGCAGATTTCTTTAGTTTCGGTACCAATGACTTAACGCAAATGACCTATGGCTTTTCTCGTGATGATATTGGAAAATTTATCCAGCATTACAAAGACAAAGAAATTATGTCGTTTGACCCTTTCCAAACTATTGACCAGACTGGAGTTGGGGAACTCATGAAAATAGCCATTTCAAAGGCTCTCCAAGTGAATCCCAATCTTCCAATTGGAGTTTGTGGTGAAGTCGGAGGAGATCCTACTTCTATTCCTTTCTTCCAAGACATTGGCATTACTTATGTTTCTTGCTCCCCTTATCGTGTCCCTGCTGCACGATTAGCTGTTGCACAAGCAAATCTTTCCTAG
- a CDS encoding ribosomal-processing cysteine protease Prp, which translates to MIQAVFERAEDGELRSAEITGHAESGEYGFDVVCASVSTLAINFINSIEKFAGYEPILELNEEEGGFLRVEIPTDIPPHQREMTQLFFESFFLGMANLSEDSAEFVQTRVITEN; encoded by the coding sequence ATGATACAAGCAGTCTTTGAACGAGCCGAGGATGGTGAGCTGAGGAGTGCAGAAATTACTGGACACGCCGAAAGTGGCGAATACGGCTTTGATGTCGTGTGTGCGTCGGTTTCTACGCTTGCCATAAATTTCATCAATTCGATTGAAAAATTCGCAGGCTATGAACCAATCTTAGAATTAAACGAAGAAGAAGGTGGATTTTTACGAGTAGAGATTCCTACGGATATTCCACCTCACCAAAGAGAAATGACTCAACTTTTCTTTGAATCATTCTTCTTGGGTATGGCAAACCTATCGGAGGACTCAGCTGAGTTCGTCCAGACAAGAGTTATCACAGAAAACTAA
- the rplU gene encoding 50S ribosomal protein L21, protein MSTYAIIKTGGKQVKVEVGQAIYVEKLDVEAGQDVTFDEVVLVGGENTVVGTPLVSGATVVGTVEKQGKQKKVVTYKYKPKKGSHRKQGHRQPYTKVVINAINA, encoded by the coding sequence ATGAGCACATACGCAATCATTAAAACTGGCGGCAAACAAGTTAAAGTTGAAGTTGGTCAAGCAATCTACGTTGAAAAATTAGACGTTGAAGCTGGTCAAGATGTAACATTTGACGAAGTTGTTCTTGTTGGTGGTGAAAACACTGTTGTCGGAACTCCGCTTGTTTCTGGAGCTACTGTTGTTGGAACTGTTGAAAAACAAGGAAAACAAAAGAAGGTTGTTACTTACAAGTACAAACCTAAAAAAGGTAGCCATCGTAAACAAGGTCACCGTCAACCATATACTAAGGTTGTCATCAATGCAATCAACGCTTAA
- a CDS encoding DUF6556 family protein, whose product MENYSRKNKTSTTKEEKTPTRHHIKKGLSAFQKTLATIGSILGIITATITIMTFMNNNKSDNKTKTSQTTQTTIIKEIQKETTTEAPSSNNTTATSQGETETSSASSNTTQSSNTSSDTSSSQTSNDSADKDTTSSSSSN is encoded by the coding sequence ATGGAAAATTATTCTCGAAAAAATAAAACTTCAACTACTAAAGAAGAAAAAACACCTACTCGTCATCATATCAAAAAAGGTCTCTCAGCTTTTCAGAAGACCCTTGCTACGATTGGGAGTATCCTTGGGATTATCACTGCAACGATTACCATCATGACTTTCATGAATAACAATAAATCTGATAACAAAACAAAAACTAGTCAGACGACACAAACAACCATTATCAAAGAAATTCAGAAAGAAACAACGACTGAGGCCCCTAGCTCTAACAACACAACTGCTACTAGTCAAGGCGAAACAGAAACAAGTAGCGCTAGCTCTAACACTACGCAGTCTAGCAATACATCAAGCGATACTAGCTCTAGCCAAACAAGTAACGACAGTGCTGATAAGGATACAACATCATCAAGCTCTAGCAATTAA
- the thiI gene encoding tRNA uracil 4-sulfurtransferase ThiI has protein sequence MQYSEIMVRYGELSTKGKNRMRFINKLKRNMQAVLSIYPDVHVKADRDRAHVYLHGTAYQPVAESLKQIFGIQNFSPSYKIEKSVPALVEAVQTIMKKIYKEGMTFKIASKRSDHNFELDSRELNQTLGNAVFDAIPHVQVKMKAPDITLQVEIREEAAYLSYETIRGAGGLPVGTSGKGMLMMSGGIDSPVAGYLALKRGVDIEAVHFASPPYTSPGALKKAQDLTRKLTKFGGNIQFIEVPFTEIQEEIKAKAPEAYLMTLTRRFMMRITDRIREERGGLVIINGESLGQVASQTLESMQAINAVTNTPIIRPVVTMDKLEIIDIAEKIDTFNISIQPFEDCCTIFAPDRPKTNPKIKNAEQYETRMDVEGLVERAVADIIITEITPEAETDEVDEMIEGLL, from the coding sequence ATGCAATATTCAGAAATTATGGTTCGCTACGGCGAGCTTTCAACTAAAGGAAAAAATCGCATGCGTTTTATTAACAAATTGAAACGCAATATGCAAGCAGTCCTCTCTATCTACCCAGATGTGCATGTGAAAGCAGACCGAGATCGTGCACATGTCTATCTTCATGGAACGGCTTATCAACCAGTTGCAGAATCGCTCAAACAGATTTTTGGGATTCAAAATTTCTCTCCGTCTTATAAGATTGAAAAATCAGTACCAGCTTTAGTTGAAGCGGTGCAGACAATTATGAAAAAGATTTATAAAGAGGGGATGACTTTCAAGATTGCCAGCAAACGCAGTGACCACAATTTTGAATTGGATAGTCGTGAATTGAACCAGACCTTGGGAAATGCAGTCTTTGATGCGATTCCACATGTTCAAGTCAAGATGAAAGCACCAGATATTACACTGCAAGTAGAAATCCGCGAAGAAGCAGCCTATCTGTCCTATGAAACGATTCGTGGAGCAGGCGGTCTTCCTGTCGGAACATCTGGAAAAGGTATGCTGATGATGTCAGGCGGGATTGATTCACCCGTTGCAGGCTATCTAGCTCTAAAACGCGGGGTGGATATTGAAGCGGTGCACTTTGCTAGCCCCCCTTATACAAGTCCCGGTGCTCTCAAAAAGGCGCAAGATTTGACGCGCAAATTAACCAAATTTGGTGGCAATATTCAATTTATTGAAGTGCCATTTACAGAAATTCAAGAAGAAATTAAAGCGAAAGCACCAGAAGCTTATCTGATGACCCTAACTCGACGCTTTATGATGCGCATTACAGATCGCATTCGTGAAGAACGTGGTGGGCTCGTTATCATCAACGGAGAAAGCCTTGGTCAAGTTGCTAGCCAAACGCTAGAAAGCATGCAAGCAATCAATGCTGTCACTAACACTCCAATTATTCGCCCAGTTGTGACTATGGATAAGCTGGAAATCATTGACATTGCTGAAAAGATTGATACCTTTAATATCTCAATTCAGCCCTTTGAAGATTGCTGTACCATTTTTGCCCCAGATCGTCCGAAAACCAATCCAAAGATAAAAAATGCAGAGCAATACGAAACACGTATGGATGTGGAAGGATTAGTGGAACGTGCTGTTGCTGATATCATCATTACTGAAATCACACCAGAAGCAGAAACAGACGAAGTGGATGAGATGATTGAAGGATTGTTGTAA
- a CDS encoding cysteine desulfurase family protein, giving the protein MIYLDNSATTKPYPEALATYTEVASKIWGNPSSLHSLGSQATRLLDASRKQIAGLLGKSSQEIFFTSGGTEGDNWVIKGVAFEKARYGKHLIVSAIEHPAVKESALWLKEQGFEIDFAPIDNKGFVEVEKLADLIRPDTTLVSVMAINNEIGSVQPIKAISKLLVDRPTVSFHVDAVQAIAKIPTENYLTDRVDLATFSSHKFHGLRGVGFVYIKSGKKISPLLNGGGQESDKRSTTENLAGIAATAKALRMSMENLEVFITRTTKMKEVILEELAKYPDVTIFSGIEEFAPHILTFGIKGVRGEVVVHAFEEYDIYISTTSACSSKAGKPAGTLIAMGVDKSLAQTAVRISLDVDNDMSQMEQFLTTFKLIYEKTRKVR; this is encoded by the coding sequence ATGATTTATTTAGATAATTCGGCAACTACAAAGCCTTACCCAGAGGCTTTGGCTACTTATACAGAAGTTGCTTCAAAAATCTGGGGGAACCCTTCCAGTCTTCATAGTTTGGGTAGTCAAGCAACGCGCTTGTTAGATGCATCACGCAAGCAGATTGCAGGTCTTTTAGGTAAATCTTCTCAGGAGATTTTTTTTACGTCTGGAGGGACAGAAGGAGATAATTGGGTTATCAAGGGTGTGGCTTTTGAAAAAGCACGCTATGGCAAGCATCTCATTGTATCTGCTATTGAGCATCCAGCAGTGAAAGAATCCGCACTCTGGCTGAAAGAGCAAGGATTTGAAATAGACTTTGCACCTATCGATAACAAAGGTTTTGTAGAGGTTGAAAAATTAGCAGACCTTATCCGACCAGATACTACTCTAGTTTCTGTCATGGCTATCAACAATGAAATCGGTTCTGTTCAGCCGATTAAAGCTATTTCAAAGCTTTTAGTGGATAGGCCAACAGTTTCTTTTCATGTGGATGCGGTTCAAGCCATAGCCAAGATTCCAACGGAAAATTATTTAACTGATCGCGTGGACCTTGCGACGTTTTCTAGCCATAAATTTCATGGTTTACGAGGTGTTGGTTTTGTCTATATCAAGTCTGGTAAGAAAATCAGTCCGCTGTTGAATGGTGGCGGTCAAGAATCAGACAAGCGTTCTACAACTGAAAATTTGGCGGGCATTGCAGCAACTGCAAAAGCCTTGCGCATGTCTATGGAAAATTTGGAAGTCTTCATCACACGAACGACCAAGATGAAAGAGGTTATCTTAGAAGAGCTAGCGAAATACCCTGATGTGACGATTTTTTCAGGAATAGAAGAGTTTGCGCCCCATATCCTGACTTTTGGGATTAAAGGCGTACGAGGTGAAGTAGTGGTTCATGCTTTTGAAGAGTATGACATTTATATCTCTACTACGAGTGCTTGTTCCTCTAAAGCTGGCAAACCAGCTGGAACTTTGATAGCCATGGGTGTTGACAAATCCTTAGCTCAAACGGCTGTGCGAATTAGTCTGGATGTCGATAATGATATGAGTCAGATGGAGCAATTCCTGACAACGTTTAAACTCATTTATGAAAAAACTAGAAAAGTAAGGTAA
- a CDS encoding fructose-bisphosphatase class III: MEQYKRILLKEFDSKQKVITELINLEAILNLPKGTELYLSDIHGEFEAFDYILRTCAGNLNEKINDCFGEKLSKEEKDKLTLLIAYPQEVLSDGFLYPLKDKSWYGEIIQNLLTLLAFVAAKYTRSKVRKALPPQYAYIIEELLYTDRNLPDSNIYFETIQNYLIDLGEASQFISALSTVIRQLIIDHLHIVGDIFDRGAAADKVMNELMAYHSVDIQWGNHDIIWMGAFFGSKECLLILLRIAARYGYLYDIERAYGLNLRPLVLFAEKTYSENAKFKPKLGKRSDDYSPEEILQLEKIHQALAIIQFKLENQLIKRRPEFNMSQHLTLDKIDYWEESVMIEEKKHFLANTCFQTINPQKPEELTDVEEEVVATLLDSFQHSIQLKNQISFLMNKGSMYKIYNNHLLFHGCIPLETSGDFQPLQINQIRYAGKELLDFFEYHIRESSKNPEIQNDFSTDLIWYCWNGKLSPLFGKDKMTTLERYFIEDKQTHVEKENPYFSYRNSANICKLILEEFGLFSEHSRIVNGHTPVKTLKGESPIRGEGMLFVIDGGLCEAYQKKTGIAGYSLLNNSYGFQIVTHQPFQNVQKMIEEALDLSSLKRVIEHVRERTLIKSTTIGKILIEQQQELSVLLHEFYDY; this comes from the coding sequence ATGGAGCAATACAAACGAATTCTATTAAAAGAGTTTGATTCTAAGCAAAAGGTCATCACAGAGTTAATCAATCTGGAAGCCATTTTAAATTTACCAAAGGGAACCGAGTTGTACCTTAGTGATATTCATGGTGAGTTTGAGGCTTTTGACTATATCTTGAGAACCTGTGCAGGAAACCTGAACGAAAAAATCAATGATTGCTTTGGAGAGAAATTATCAAAAGAGGAAAAAGACAAGCTGACCTTACTAATTGCGTATCCTCAGGAAGTTTTGAGCGATGGGTTCCTTTATCCTTTGAAAGATAAAAGTTGGTATGGAGAAATCATTCAAAATCTGTTGACTTTGCTAGCTTTTGTAGCAGCCAAATACACACGCTCTAAAGTAAGGAAAGCCTTGCCGCCACAATATGCTTACATTATTGAGGAATTGCTTTACACTGATAGAAATCTGCCGGATAGCAATATTTATTTTGAAACGATTCAGAACTATTTGATTGATTTAGGTGAAGCAAGTCAATTTATTTCGGCATTATCAACGGTCATTCGGCAATTAATCATTGATCATCTTCACATAGTTGGTGATATTTTTGATCGCGGAGCAGCAGCGGATAAAGTAATGAATGAACTCATGGCTTATCATTCTGTTGATATTCAGTGGGGCAACCACGACATTATCTGGATGGGGGCTTTCTTCGGCTCAAAAGAATGTCTACTCATTCTCTTACGAATAGCTGCTAGGTACGGGTATCTTTACGATATTGAGCGTGCTTATGGTCTTAATCTAAGACCACTCGTCCTCTTTGCTGAAAAGACTTATTCGGAAAATGCAAAATTCAAACCTAAGTTAGGAAAAAGAAGTGACGATTATTCTCCTGAGGAAATTCTTCAGTTGGAGAAGATTCACCAAGCTTTAGCGATTATCCAGTTTAAATTGGAAAATCAGCTCATCAAAAGACGACCAGAATTTAATATGTCTCAACACCTTACTCTGGATAAGATTGATTACTGGGAAGAGAGTGTCATGATAGAAGAGAAGAAGCATTTCTTAGCTAATACTTGTTTTCAAACGATTAATCCCCAAAAGCCAGAGGAATTAACGGATGTGGAAGAAGAAGTGGTTGCTACTTTGCTGGATTCATTCCAGCATTCTATTCAGCTCAAGAACCAGATTTCTTTTTTGATGAACAAGGGTTCCATGTATAAGATTTATAACAATCATCTCCTGTTTCATGGCTGTATCCCTCTAGAGACATCAGGAGACTTTCAACCTTTGCAAATCAATCAAATCCGCTATGCTGGTAAAGAATTGCTCGACTTTTTTGAATACCATATTCGAGAAAGTTCTAAAAATCCAGAAATTCAGAACGATTTCTCAACTGATCTTATCTGGTACTGTTGGAATGGGAAGTTGTCTCCTTTGTTTGGTAAAGACAAAATGACAACTCTAGAACGTTATTTTATCGAGGATAAACAGACGCACGTTGAAAAAGAAAATCCTTATTTTTCTTATCGGAATTCTGCCAATATATGCAAGTTAATTTTAGAAGAATTTGGGCTTTTTTCAGAACATTCTAGGATTGTAAATGGGCATACACCTGTGAAAACGCTGAAGGGAGAATCGCCGATTCGAGGTGAAGGAATGCTGTTCGTTATTGATGGTGGTTTGTGCGAAGCTTATCAAAAGAAAACAGGAATTGCTGGCTATTCCTTGCTTAATAATTCTTATGGTTTCCAAATTGTGACGCATCAACCTTTCCAAAACGTCCAAAAAATGATTGAGGAAGCTTTAGATTTATCTTCCTTGAAGAGAGTAATTGAGCACGTTCGCGAACGAACCTTGATAAAATCAACGACAATCGGAAAAATTCTCATTGAGCAGCAACAGGAATTATCTGTTCTTTTACATGAATTTTATGACTATTAA
- the rpmA gene encoding 50S ribosomal protein L27, giving the protein MLKMNLANLQLFAHKKGGGSTSNGRDSQAKRLGAKAADGQTVTGGSILYRQRGTHIYPGINVGRGGDDTLFAKVEGVVRFERKGRDKKQVSVYPIAK; this is encoded by the coding sequence ATGTTGAAAATGAATCTTGCTAATCTGCAACTTTTCGCCCATAAAAAAGGTGGAGGTTCTACATCTAACGGACGCGATTCACAAGCAAAACGTCTTGGAGCTAAAGCGGCTGACGGACAAACTGTAACTGGTGGATCAATTCTTTATCGTCAACGCGGTACTCACATTTATCCAGGTATCAACGTTGGACGTGGTGGAGATGACACTTTGTTTGCAAAAGTTGAAGGCGTTGTACGCTTTGAACGCAAAGGTCGCGATAAAAAACAAGTTTCTGTTTACCCAATT
- a CDS encoding CBS domain-containing protein, whose amino-acid sequence MKLTKRQKEIVEIVKKDQPVSGEKISELLDVSRATLRSDLSFLTLVGILKASPKVGYTYSGSDLETLFFFDTFQKKVEDVMTSPVLVTHDSFIQDAIITLFMYDADVLYVIDEKKQLLGILSRKDLLRAALNANIDVTPVAVCMTRMPHIKTCHKDLNILEAAALLQDFAIDSLPVVEEQNEPHIIGTITKSALLNFIIQEARNAEVNR is encoded by the coding sequence TTGAAATTAACAAAGCGACAAAAAGAAATTGTAGAAATTGTGAAAAAGGATCAGCCAGTCAGTGGGGAAAAAATATCAGAGCTGTTAGATGTATCTAGGGCGACCTTACGCTCAGATCTATCCTTTCTAACCTTAGTAGGGATTTTAAAAGCAAGCCCGAAAGTTGGCTACACTTATTCTGGTTCAGATTTGGAAACTCTCTTTTTCTTTGATACTTTTCAGAAGAAAGTAGAGGATGTGATGACCTCCCCCGTATTAGTAACACATGATTCTTTTATTCAAGATGCTATTATCACATTATTTATGTATGATGCAGATGTTCTCTATGTGATAGATGAAAAGAAGCAGCTGCTAGGCATTTTATCACGAAAGGATTTGTTAAGGGCTGCCCTCAATGCCAATATTGATGTGACCCCAGTAGCCGTTTGCATGACCAGAATGCCACATATTAAGACTTGTCATAAGGATTTGAATATTCTTGAAGCAGCTGCACTTTTGCAGGACTTCGCCATTGATTCATTGCCTGTTGTGGAGGAGCAAAATGAACCTCACATTATAGGAACAATTACTAAGTCGGCTTTGCTGAACTTTATTATCCAAGAAGCAAGAAATGCTGAAGTAAATCGCTAA